The Poriferisphaera corsica DNA segment CCACCTACTCGGCGGTTGCTGCAATATCCTGCGTACTCAATCTATCTTCGAGATCAACGAAGATTTCTAATCAGACATTAGCTTAGCCGCATGCCGCGACCGCAATATTCTTGCATCGCCGCAGCGCCCAGAGGATTTCTGCAAACATACCCTCGAAAAGCAAATTTTGAATACCAAATAAGAAAAACGCTGCTCTCAATGGGCAGCGTTTTCTTTGTTTATCAAATTTCAGTACTGATCTAACAATAGAATAGGTGATTTACTTTGAATGTTTTAGCTATTTATATCTTCTCGCGGCAACCGAATCGCAAAATCCGTTCCTCTTCCTGCCTCCGCATGAACTAATAGCTCGCCGCCATGCTCTTCCGCAATCCTCCTCGATGTCGGTAGCCCCAAGCCAGACCCGCCTCGTTTCGTCGAAAAGTATGGCTCAAACACTCGCTTCATCACTTCATCACCAATCCCCGGCCCGGTATCCGTCACATGTATCGCTAGCCCTTTTTTACCCGACACTTCTTCATTCTCTGTTCGGATCATCAACTCGCTTGCTCCGCCATGATCTCCGCCCTTCTCCTTGGCTTCCGTCATCGCCTGAACCGCGTTGATCATCAAATTTAACAACGCCTGCTTCAGCAGCTTTCCGTCAACACTAATCTCACTTGGCTTCGCCAAAAGCTGCGTCCGCAAATGCACCCCACATTCCTCCGCTTGCGGCCCAAAAAAATCCACGAGTTCTTCAATCAGTGCATGAACATCTGTCTCTGCCGCTTCTAGCTTCATCCGACCCGCAAAACGCAAAAAATCCTCCAAGATGTCTTTCAATCGCTGTGTTTCTCTCCCTAATGCACCAAACACTCGCTGTACCCGCGCAATCTTGTCGTCCGTCTCCATCCCGCTTGGCAATTCGCCGACCAGATCATCCAAATCTTCATGAAGTAATTGCAAGTTCAAACCAATGGTCGATAGTGGGTTTTTGATCTCATGCGCAAGCCCGCTTGTCATACGGCCCATTTCCGCCAGCCGCTCGCTACGCCTCACTTGCTTCATCACCTCGCGCGTTTGTTTATTCGCACGCAGCGATAATTGCCGCGCCACCGCTCCCATTAGCAGCACGCCAAGCACGAATCCAATTGTCAGCCATAGCATTATCATCCCAAAAGCATAACCGCAATCACTCAGACCGTCATGCCCATATCCATCGCCTCTAGAGCAAGTTGCATCATGACGTGCCACATGTTCAGCGAAACAATCGGAAGCAGGCTCCTGTGATAAGCGTTTTTTACCAAACAGCCCACTGGTTAACGAGGCAAGTCATTTCGCAAGACGCCCTAGAGTCTTCGCGATGAGCGCATAACAAAACCCCTCCAGAGGGGGCTTCTCATGAATCCACTGTTAACAATTTAAAAAGAAATGAAAAGTAAGCATGCGACAGATTGAAAAACTACCACATACAGGAATATATCCTGTTCGCGAGATCGATAAGCCGCTCTCATAGCGGTACATCTTTCACCTGTCGCATGCTCACACATTCTGCAACATTGCATGGGTGGTGTATTAAGTAAAACGTATGACCACATTGATGCTTCTCGTCTTTTGGTAAACCAAAAGTCAATCGCCAAGCATGCACTCAAAAATGCTCTCGCTGCATGTCGTTCATGGACAATGACAGCTCTGAAGAAGCAAATTCTCGTATCACGCTTCAATGCAGCGTCGTTTTGTCAATACACTGTACCGAAAATCTCTCATCATTGATCTCGCTTCGCTCTCGCCAGTGTTCGCGCTCTCCCGAACAAATCAATCTCGCAAAGCTCGTCAATCAATCATGATTTTGATATTCAGCACATTAAAGCAATATGCCCCTGATCCCCCGATCATCATTTAGTCAAAACCACTTTGCTTCGCGGTTTATCACGACCAAATCACAACCCTAAAGATCAAGCCTCATCCAACATGACTACTGAGCAGCAACCTTTTCTTTTGCTCGCTCAACAGTCCGAGCCTGCCAGCCTTTATCTGACTCGACCAGCTCATAGTCCACTGCCTCGCCATCCTTCAGCGAACGGAAACCGTCACCCTGAATTTGGCTGTAGTGAATGAACACGTCTTGACCCTCTGGGCCATGAATAAATCCATAGCCTTTTTTAGGGTCAAACCACTTTACCTGACCACGAGTTGACATAGCATAAGTCTCCTCATGAAGGTCACAGATCTTCAGCCAGCCGCGGTACTTATACGTTTAAGTTAATGTGCACTCATTGTCGAAATGCCGTCACTACTCGCATGCAAAGATCTACTCGTGAAATAGAGAGGAATAATCTGCAACTTGCGACCCTCGGAACAACTTAATCCGTACTCAAGCAGCACCACACCAAGTGAATAATCCGTGCCTCAACAAGATGCTGGACTTTGAAATGAACCAGCACATCCCCTTTGAGGGATATCCCCGCGATCATAACATCGGCCGATCGCAATGGCCTGCACAAACCCACGTTTGCGACTTCTTTGTGTCCAACTTCTACAAACTAAAACGTTCACTCTCTTTCGAAATTTGCAAACGTCTTCGCCGAAAAGCTAAACACTACATGCATTTCAACAATCTCACTATACATCCTTTTACATTTTGAAAAAAGAGGAATTTCTTGTTTCTTGCTTAAAGTGCCAATCTACATGGCACTCTTAACCGATATTACTATCCTTTTTATGCACATTTTTGCTAACTTTATCGTTTTATCCCCCTTTTTCATCACAACTTGATCATTAAAAAACATTTTGTGATGCAGATTTTTGCTGCTTT contains these protein-coding regions:
- a CDS encoding cold shock domain-containing protein, which produces MSTRGQVKWFDPKKGYGFIHGPEGQDVFIHYSQIQGDGFRSLKDGEAVDYELVESDKGWQARTVERAKEKVAAQ
- a CDS encoding sensor histidine kinase, which encodes MLWLTIGFVLGVLLMGAVARQLSLRANKQTREVMKQVRRSERLAEMGRMTSGLAHEIKNPLSTIGLNLQLLHEDLDDLVGELPSGMETDDKIARVQRVFGALGRETQRLKDILEDFLRFAGRMKLEAAETDVHALIEELVDFFGPQAEECGVHLRTQLLAKPSEISVDGKLLKQALLNLMINAVQAMTEAKEKGGDHGGASELMIRTENEEVSGKKGLAIHVTDTGPGIGDEVMKRVFEPYFSTKRGGSGLGLPTSRRIAEEHGGELLVHAEAGRGTDFAIRLPREDINS